In the Dermochelys coriacea isolate rDerCor1 chromosome 25, rDerCor1.pri.v4, whole genome shotgun sequence genome, one interval contains:
- the LOC119848344 gene encoding uncharacterized protein LOC119848344 → MLALLAALLLLLLHSALSGWARCLGSPNTTSCLFLNWLEFSSNTSTGLNLSNHGIRKINGSAQLGGSVKMLDLSFNHLQTLPPDFLSQARTLKELYLQHNQLRGLPTEFFKNASSLLHLVTDCECNVVASVLSHCMGSSPTNSMERTCYCRSGQEESFNVTEFYRQECQPLCTLLCVALTSSVLAVLLLAGGLGVALLLLGRKRQASAIHSKRESTASVARGQPRYISRNAKPGPGQASDYENVFIGHSQPGGQYKCLERKGPQYRVQQLVDEECYMESDTCHGDQPIYANTQQLYSSRVPTPSDGEEVYIIPDK, encoded by the exons ATGCTGGCACTCCTGGcagccctgctcctcctgctcctccacagTGCGCTGTCCGGCTGGGCGCGTTGCTTGGGGTCTCCAAATACAACCTCCTGCCTGTTCCTGAACTGGTTGGAATTCAGTAGCAACACTTCGACAGGCCTGAACCTCAGCAACCATGGCATCAGGAAAATCAATGGCTCTGCCCAGCTGGGGGGGTCGGTCAAGATGCTGGATCTGTCCTTTAACCACCTGCAGACCCTTCCCCCGGATTTCCTCTCCCAGGCGCGCACTCTCAAGGAGCTTTACCTGCAGCACAACCAGCTGCGGGGGCTGCCCACTGAGTTCTTCAAGAACGCCTCCAGCCTGCTGCACCTGGTCACGGACTGTGAGTGCAACGTCGTGGCGAGTGTCCTCAGCCACTGCATGGGCAGCAGCCCCACCAACAGCATGGAGCGCACCTGCTACTGCCGCTCAGGGCAGGAGGAATCCTTCAACGTCACCGAGTTCTACAGGCAGGAGTGCCAGCCCCTCTGCACGCTGCTCTGCGTGGCCCTCACCAGCTCAGTGCTGGCCGTGCTGCTGCTAGCGGGGGGCCTGGGTGTGGCCTTGCTCCTGCTCGGGAGGAAAAGACAGGCCTCCGCCATCCACAGCAAGCGGGAATCCACCGCATCGGTCGCCCGCGGCCAGCCACGCTACATCAGCCGCAACGCAAAGCCAGGCCCCGGCCAGGCCAGCGACTATGAGAACGTCTTCATTGGCCACTCCCAGCCAGGAGGGCAATACAAGTGTCTGGAGAGAAAGGGACCGCAGTACAG AGTCCAGCAGCTGGTGGACGAGGAGTGTTACATGGAGAGTGATACCTGCCACGGAGACCAGCCCATTTACGCCAACACCCAGCAGCTGTACAGCAGCAGAGTCCCCACACCCAGTGATGGCGAGGAGGTGTACATCATCCCGGACAAATGA